A single window of Vigna radiata var. radiata cultivar VC1973A chromosome 4, Vradiata_ver6, whole genome shotgun sequence DNA harbors:
- the LOC106758416 gene encoding GDSL esterase/lipase At1g28590-like, whose amino-acid sequence MKGLILFSIIVACGFVENVVSYNNQFPYRTIINFGDSLSDTGNSATNEPFKADSPYGSTYFKHPAGRMSNGRLIIDFIVKAYGLPYLPAYLNLTEGQHVKQGVNFAYSGATALDKSFFDKRGLNVPAAAYALNTQLDWFHKIKPSLCTGKEDCANFFKNSLVLVGEIGGNDINAIIPHKNLTEIREFVPHIIEAITNMTSTLISEGVVELXXPGNFPIGCNTYVLNTVNSDKKEDYDEFGCLRNYNAAIKYYHDQLKTAIDELRHKNPHVNIIYFNYYSAARRLFEKPEQYGFKGKPDTFKACCGKGGRYNLNEVCGFGDSVICDAPVKHINWDGFHFTEASYRSVAQGLLEGPYATPPLKTPPFKIPKE is encoded by the exons atgaaggGTTTGATTCTCTTTAGCATAATTGTTGCTTGTGGTTTTGTTGAAAATGTTGTTTCATACAACAACCAATTTCCTTATAGAACCATTATAAATTTTGGTGACTCTTTAAGTGATACAGGAAATTCTGCAACTAACGAACCATTTAAGGCTGATAGTCCATACGGTTCAACATATTTTAAACATCCTGCAGGACGTATGTCAAATGGAAGATTGATAATAGATTTTATAG tcAAAGCATATGGGTTACCATACTTGCCAGCTTATCTAAATTTAACGGAAGGACAACATGTTAAGCAAGGAGTAAATTTTGCATATTCTGGTGCAACTGCACTAGATAAAAGCTTTTTTGATAAAAGAGGACTCAATGTACCAGCAGCTGCTTATGCATTAAATACTCAACTTGATTGGTTTCATAAGATCAAGCCCTCGCTTTGTACAGGCAAAGAAG ACTGTGCTAATTTCTTTAAGAACTCATTAGTTCTAGTTGGTGAGATTGGTGGGAATGACATTAATGCAATTATCCCACATAAAAATCTTACAGAAATTCGAGAGTTTGTTCCACATATTATTGAAGCNATTACAAATATGACTTCT ACACTAATTTCAGAAGGAGTTGTTGAACTAGNGNTTCCAGGCAACTTTCCAATTGGGTGTAATACCTATGTTTTGAATACGGTGAATAGTGATAAAAAAGAAGATTATGACGAATTTGGGTGTTTGAGAAATTACAATGCTGCCATCAAGTACTATCATGATCAACTCAAAACGGCTATAGACGAATTGAGACACAAGAACCCTCAtgttaacataatatattttaattattatagtgCGGCTAGACGTTTATTTGAAAAACCAGAACAATATG GCTTTAAGGGTAAACCTGACACCTTCAAAGCATGTTGTGGAAAGGGTGGAAGATACAATCTTAATGAAGTTTGCGGATTTGGTGATTCAGTGATTTGTGATGCACCTGTAAAACACATAAATTGGGATGGATTTCATTTCACTGAAGCAAGTTATAGATCTGTAGCACAAGGACTTCTTGAGGGTCCTTATGCTACTCCTCCTCTTAAAACTCCTCCATTCAAGATACCAAAGGAATGA